A section of the Pseudomonas prosekii genome encodes:
- a CDS encoding M15 family metallopeptidase, with amino-acid sequence MPTLHKTIAALCLIAPCLAGAEPRPEHMVYVRSIAPSIEQDIRYATAHNFTGHALDGYEAPECLLAEDAAKALARVQSTLRAQGYGLKVFDCYRPSRAVADMGRFATLPGDPTKAEFYPRVNKQDFWKLGYVARVSGHSKGSTVDLTLTGPGALPAAVGMPRAKQVDCTAPYGQRWQDGGLDMGSGFDCFDERAHTANSAINATAKANRLRLTAAMEKEGFVGYSKEWWHFSYNGNPALTEVMNFPITPLALESSQQLIVVTSKNWTDIQGTAQRYQRHGKTFEKTGEPFAVVLGKSGLAWGKGLTVVERLAGPVKREGDGKAPAGIFKLGTAFGYDNRADTRLPYLPLSPTVECVDDGKSERYNELVDGATVSKDWNSSETMRRKDDMYRKGIFIEHNTPAAAGAGSCIFFHIWRAPDSGTLGCTAMEPANIQQLFAWLDPRQQPLLIQLPEAEYAQLREDWNLPSL; translated from the coding sequence ATGCCCACTTTGCACAAGACAATCGCCGCCCTGTGCCTGATCGCGCCGTGCCTGGCCGGCGCCGAACCGCGGCCCGAACACATGGTGTACGTGCGCTCGATCGCCCCAAGCATCGAGCAGGATATTCGCTACGCCACGGCGCACAATTTCACCGGCCACGCGCTCGACGGTTACGAGGCGCCCGAGTGCCTGTTGGCCGAAGACGCAGCCAAGGCGCTGGCCCGCGTGCAAAGCACATTGCGAGCGCAAGGCTACGGTTTGAAAGTGTTCGATTGCTATCGCCCGAGCCGCGCCGTCGCTGACATGGGCCGATTCGCGACGTTGCCGGGCGATCCAACCAAAGCCGAATTCTATCCGCGCGTGAATAAACAGGACTTCTGGAAATTGGGTTATGTGGCGCGGGTGTCGGGCCATTCCAAGGGCAGCACCGTCGATCTGACCTTGACCGGCCCGGGCGCCCTGCCCGCCGCCGTCGGCATGCCGCGGGCGAAGCAGGTCGATTGCACCGCGCCATACGGTCAGCGCTGGCAGGATGGCGGGCTCGACATGGGCAGCGGTTTTGATTGCTTCGACGAGCGCGCACACACCGCCAACTCGGCGATCAACGCGACCGCCAAAGCCAATCGCCTGCGGCTCACGGCGGCCATGGAAAAAGAAGGCTTTGTCGGTTATTCGAAGGAATGGTGGCACTTCAGCTACAACGGCAATCCAGCGTTAACAGAGGTGATGAATTTCCCGATCACGCCGTTGGCGCTGGAAAGCAGCCAGCAGTTGATCGTCGTCACCAGCAAAAACTGGACCGACATCCAAGGCACCGCGCAGCGCTACCAGCGCCACGGCAAAACCTTTGAAAAAACTGGCGAGCCGTTCGCCGTGGTGCTCGGCAAAAGCGGATTGGCGTGGGGTAAAGGGTTGACCGTGGTCGAGCGTCTTGCGGGACCGGTCAAACGCGAAGGCGACGGCAAGGCACCCGCCGGGATCTTCAAACTCGGCACCGCGTTCGGTTACGACAACCGCGCCGACACCCGCCTGCCTTACCTGCCGCTGAGCCCGACCGTGGAATGCGTCGACGACGGCAAGTCCGAGCGCTACAACGAGTTGGTCGATGGCGCGACGGTGAGCAAAGACTGGAACAGCTCGGAAACCATGCGCCGCAAGGACGACATGTACCGCAAAGGCATCTTCATTGAACACAACACCCCGGCGGCTGCGGGTGCCGGCTCGTGCATTTTCTTCCACATCTGGCGTGCGCCGGACTCGGGAACGTTGGGCTGTACAGCGATGGAGCCGGCGAATATCCAGCAACTGTTCGCCTGGCTGGACCCGCGTCAGCAGCCGTTGTTGATTCAGTTGCCGGAGGCGGAATATGCGCAGTTGCGCGAAGACTGGAATCTTCCATCGCTTTGA
- a CDS encoding cysteine hydrolase family protein — MTTALLIIDVQHALCTGEYQCFDIERVIDNINNLSAKARDAGIPVVLIQHEEKGDLLQHGSEGWQLAQTLNTSEHDLRVRKTTRDSFYRTHLQALLQDQGTDRLIICGLQTDYCVNATVRQALNLSYDVVLAADAHSTVDNGNLAAEDIIAEHNADLARLTGPVARIDVLPSAEIRVSSADFYQKNTRGDS, encoded by the coding sequence ATGACCACCGCACTGCTGATCATCGACGTACAGCACGCTTTGTGCACCGGCGAATACCAATGCTTCGACATCGAACGCGTCATCGACAATATCAATAACCTCAGTGCGAAGGCGCGCGACGCCGGAATCCCGGTAGTCCTGATCCAGCACGAAGAGAAGGGTGATTTGTTGCAACACGGCTCCGAAGGCTGGCAACTGGCGCAAACCCTGAACACTTCCGAGCACGACCTGCGGGTGCGCAAAACCACCCGTGATTCGTTTTACCGGACGCATCTGCAAGCCTTGCTGCAAGACCAAGGCACTGACCGATTGATCATCTGCGGCCTGCAAACCGACTACTGCGTCAACGCCACCGTGCGCCAGGCGCTGAACCTGAGCTACGACGTGGTCCTCGCCGCCGACGCGCATTCGACCGTCGACAACGGCAACCTTGCTGCTGAAGACATCATCGCCGAACACAACGCCGACCTCGCGCGCCTGACCGGCCCGGTCGCGCGAATCGATGTGCTGCCGAGCGCCGAAATCCGCGTCTCAAGCGCTGATTTTTATCAAAAAAACACCCGTGGCGACTCATGA
- a CDS encoding DUF6124 family protein encodes MFKVTPNPPHTDPVPYDATFDLDPEKIKVAADRALKIYLNPGATKAQIAPRKPSNIFAIDAAADDETLLVDACDALASASSIVNDLVGLADNPRRQTLLVLQRVITMGELAVNRVLDNHKPG; translated from the coding sequence ATGTTCAAAGTAACCCCGAATCCACCGCACACCGATCCAGTACCCTACGACGCCACTTTTGATCTCGACCCCGAAAAAATCAAAGTGGCCGCCGACCGCGCGCTCAAGATTTATCTGAACCCCGGGGCGACGAAAGCGCAGATAGCGCCCCGCAAACCCAGCAACATTTTTGCCATCGATGCAGCGGCGGACGACGAGACCTTACTCGTCGATGCATGCGACGCGCTGGCGTCCGCCAGCAGCATCGTCAACGACCTTGTCGGCCTGGCCGACAACCCGCGACGCCAAACATTGCTGGTGCTGCAACGGGTCATCACGATGGGCGAGTTAGCGGTCAATCGCGTACTGGATAACCACAAGCCCGGCTAA
- a CDS encoding AAA domain-containing protein encodes MSWRMKEWWQLRNLEQPLASGSQEGLDELDELDEQDEQDEQDEQDEQEDADEIEEACAPTSRTVAALPARQEILDYWHKVLISDDVESMRTADVRMPQKKFFWNDHAKYEIGYGDVPTAALAFLTTRAVEKARKSKAASAEPATGSDSIALPDSADGADQEAEAAPQDLRIPMALVLHKVKKDPVRATWPDPKRAKPPGSDKPKLNPLKLNIVAWFPFELDTNGAVCLPRNELDRWPRFVRQWLEPQPLSASKDLPNAIGHYDDYQKALGKFFREVDGSVTFSAYAKACEMFCKDLQQEGEASGLTALGVTQWIAVERNPGYATLALNSVYKALQTRSATDTLGALGQLIGADQQTIVVDPRAQPVAASVARHVAMVDKAKVGSPDLERTADPLNPSQRRALHNLIELGDDTGIIAVSGPPGTGKTAMLRAMIANQWVLAALDDKPECPVTLVCGATNQSVENVMGTFDGAVSDSHPYARRWLKRNAADALLGFTASAPSSGKINKHLPLFTVIEIGKNPEKDLLLKGVGVPEGFSHIATPDDAFHWAKCFDDLLFRTDQKPLTELLFTAEQKIQVGSITGQLRKVMNAFKSLDKNQSSANTNATPKPSINEVAHHLTTLTQILRGGLVAAVDRQNQVLRSSRYSANELKQDLPSGHWTTKWALAGLQELQNSDDDQQKDTVRHKLVDVVWRPVAFHLAARYWEARWLLASLQTTAGRSRTEQLRSLAMLFPCIVSTLHSAPRLLKENDQPLFDFLDLLIIDEAGQAAPELGVPVLSLAHKAVIVGDMKQLAPVSAVTEEVDARNVADRWSNAASVLAQLQARGADVATGSIMKLAATGASRAELAPNGKIRDGLLLREHYRCARSIINVCIDLLYHDHDRDLRGALIERELIPVIPDPRPGDLADADIALLDAEQERHLLEQMKDTFPLPPLAFYQTGGTNDEPVKQESWSNPGEVEAIVRWLQTQGRQLAKWTARAAGRPGESADLASLVAIVTPFRGQAKAIKESIKKHLDGDDPGLSERMTVGTVHTLQGAEKPVVLFSAVNKDSLAIKRTADNHRERVFIDRDDGRLLNVAISRAQKSFILFGHSDLFFSHQALNPNNDLPSAIVGRCLAGVREAAHEALTGAPRHPARKLGPTTLMIVESAHKAGIIQALLNDDTQVFGCGGHIRELAGAGAISLEDGLKPHWLLSGREGENLQLPLQRAANRLLQCDELILGTDDDAQGEAIAWHLLQVLQEAPWFAHVKRVRRVRFHALTAPELQRAIDHGQLTELSGADNNSRAASALKALNMGLAYGALAMRVLDNLIGTVYGGLGLPRGGRVKGPLLRALAGYGDDPGAPEGRFGIAVKLLVDGQPTPARLMLSRAGGHWNYWGSDHRGATKKLLKALADAQVGPEPCLVEHQTRALAPADDIGTNRVLQEAFKRFGWLPSHTQRVLQGLYEKKPASPDTLDPLPAPGNTDAWATLNADGRFVLSTYGKARARKLRSSELKTISAHALLRQLDQALGELSQCPDAQPEDYQTFLRTWAARFDGQRAHRYFDLDIRLPDGPTIDREKVEIRMFDEQPQVARSAWHAVSVAPLRSTETTADLRASERKTEEPDRVVSPPQDNQDAGSRDGAHGALVPLSIDIDRDHESMALYSEAQKQLYDLMQKLALASVLRDGSVHTTRRIYPLSWPDKETVRPVEIGLEVITAVPGDYRGWFDIDPEGLQQQLKHWGDADIEQLLVRQTPPPTLLVQVIDNAIRTRSLLEPTVDRLLAWMEAHGLGRPSTFGAHIEGLLQGQALQTAPGADE; translated from the coding sequence ATGTCCTGGCGTATGAAAGAGTGGTGGCAACTGCGCAACCTCGAGCAACCTTTGGCGTCTGGCAGCCAGGAAGGTCTGGATGAGCTCGATGAACTCGACGAGCAGGATGAGCAGGATGAGCAGGATGAGCAGGATGAGCAGGAGGACGCAGATGAAATTGAAGAGGCCTGCGCCCCCACCAGTCGCACCGTCGCCGCCCTGCCGGCGCGCCAGGAAATTCTCGATTACTGGCACAAAGTCCTGATCAGCGACGATGTCGAAAGCATGCGCACCGCAGATGTCCGGATGCCGCAAAAAAAGTTCTTCTGGAATGATCACGCCAAATACGAAATTGGCTACGGGGATGTCCCCACCGCTGCGCTGGCTTTCCTGACCACGCGCGCAGTAGAAAAGGCCCGCAAATCAAAAGCAGCCTCGGCCGAACCAGCAACAGGCTCGGACTCCATCGCGCTCCCTGACTCGGCCGACGGCGCCGATCAAGAAGCCGAAGCGGCGCCGCAGGACCTGCGCATTCCGATGGCGTTGGTGCTGCATAAAGTCAAAAAAGATCCTGTCCGGGCAACGTGGCCCGATCCCAAGCGAGCGAAACCGCCCGGAAGCGACAAGCCCAAACTGAATCCGCTGAAACTCAACATCGTCGCGTGGTTTCCATTTGAGCTCGATACCAACGGCGCGGTGTGTCTGCCTCGCAACGAGCTGGATCGCTGGCCCCGGTTCGTCCGTCAGTGGCTGGAGCCACAACCCCTGAGCGCCTCGAAAGATTTGCCCAACGCCATTGGCCATTACGACGACTACCAAAAAGCGCTGGGCAAATTTTTTCGCGAAGTCGATGGCAGCGTGACCTTTTCCGCCTACGCCAAAGCCTGCGAAATGTTCTGTAAAGACCTGCAGCAAGAAGGCGAGGCCTCAGGCCTGACCGCACTGGGGGTAACCCAATGGATTGCGGTCGAGCGTAATCCGGGGTACGCCACCCTCGCGCTGAACTCGGTGTACAAGGCGCTGCAAACCCGCTCGGCTACCGACACCCTCGGCGCGCTTGGGCAGTTGATCGGCGCCGACCAGCAAACAATCGTGGTTGACCCTCGGGCGCAACCAGTAGCGGCGAGCGTCGCCCGTCATGTGGCGATGGTCGACAAAGCCAAGGTCGGCTCGCCCGACCTGGAACGCACTGCCGACCCGCTCAATCCTTCGCAGCGCCGCGCATTGCACAACCTCATCGAGCTTGGCGACGACACCGGGATCATTGCCGTCAGCGGTCCACCGGGCACCGGCAAAACCGCAATGTTGCGCGCGATGATCGCCAATCAGTGGGTGCTCGCCGCGCTCGACGACAAGCCCGAATGCCCGGTGACGCTGGTGTGCGGCGCAACCAACCAAAGCGTTGAAAACGTGATGGGCACCTTCGACGGCGCCGTGAGTGATAGTCACCCCTACGCCCGACGCTGGCTCAAACGCAACGCGGCAGACGCATTGCTGGGGTTTACCGCGAGCGCGCCGTCGTCCGGGAAAATCAACAAGCACCTGCCGTTGTTCACGGTGATCGAAATCGGCAAAAACCCGGAAAAGGATTTGCTGCTCAAAGGCGTGGGAGTGCCTGAGGGGTTTTCCCACATTGCCACGCCCGACGATGCATTTCACTGGGCCAAGTGTTTTGACGATCTGCTGTTCCGCACCGACCAAAAACCGCTGACCGAACTGTTGTTTACCGCCGAGCAGAAAATCCAGGTGGGTTCAATCACCGGACAACTGCGCAAGGTGATGAATGCTTTCAAGAGTCTTGATAAAAACCAGTCATCGGCCAACACGAATGCCACACCCAAGCCGTCGATCAATGAAGTAGCGCACCACTTGACGACATTGACGCAGATTCTGCGCGGTGGTCTGGTGGCGGCGGTCGATCGGCAAAACCAGGTGCTGCGATCCTCGCGATACTCGGCCAACGAGCTCAAACAGGATTTGCCTTCCGGCCACTGGACCACCAAATGGGCTCTCGCCGGGTTGCAGGAGTTGCAAAACAGCGACGATGACCAACAAAAAGACACCGTGCGGCACAAGTTGGTTGACGTCGTCTGGCGCCCCGTTGCCTTCCATCTCGCCGCCCGATATTGGGAGGCGCGCTGGCTTCTCGCGTCATTGCAAACTACTGCCGGACGCTCCCGCACAGAACAGCTGCGCAGCCTGGCGATGTTGTTTCCATGCATCGTCTCGACCCTGCACAGCGCACCACGCTTGCTCAAGGAAAACGACCAACCGTTGTTCGATTTTCTCGATTTGCTGATCATCGATGAGGCGGGTCAGGCTGCGCCGGAGCTCGGCGTGCCCGTGTTGAGCCTGGCGCACAAAGCGGTGATCGTCGGGGACATGAAGCAACTCGCCCCTGTTTCTGCGGTGACCGAAGAGGTAGACGCGCGCAACGTCGCCGATCGTTGGAGCAACGCCGCCAGCGTGCTCGCGCAATTGCAGGCGCGCGGCGCGGACGTGGCCACCGGTTCGATCATGAAACTCGCCGCCACCGGCGCATCGCGTGCGGAGCTGGCGCCCAATGGCAAGATTCGCGACGGTTTGCTGCTGCGCGAGCACTACCGCTGCGCGCGATCGATCATTAACGTGTGCATCGATTTGCTTTACCACGATCACGACCGCGATCTTCGCGGGGCGTTGATTGAACGCGAGTTGATCCCGGTAATTCCCGACCCTCGGCCCGGCGACCTCGCCGACGCCGATATTGCGCTGCTCGATGCCGAGCAGGAAAGGCATTTGCTGGAGCAAATGAAAGACACATTCCCGCTGCCGCCACTGGCGTTCTACCAGACCGGCGGGACCAACGACGAACCGGTCAAGCAGGAATCCTGGTCCAACCCCGGCGAAGTCGAGGCCATCGTTCGCTGGTTGCAAACCCAGGGACGCCAACTCGCCAAATGGACCGCCCGCGCCGCAGGTCGCCCCGGTGAATCAGCGGATCTGGCGAGTCTGGTCGCCATCGTCACACCCTTTCGTGGGCAAGCCAAGGCGATCAAAGAGTCGATAAAAAAACACCTCGATGGCGACGACCCCGGCCTGAGCGAGCGCATGACTGTCGGCACCGTGCACACCCTGCAGGGCGCCGAGAAGCCTGTTGTGCTGTTCAGCGCTGTCAACAAGGACAGCCTCGCGATCAAGCGAACTGCCGACAATCATCGCGAACGGGTCTTCATCGATCGCGACGATGGCCGATTGCTGAACGTGGCGATCAGCCGCGCACAAAAAAGCTTCATCCTGTTCGGGCATTCGGACCTGTTCTTTTCCCATCAGGCGCTGAACCCGAACAACGATTTGCCTTCCGCCATCGTCGGTCGCTGCCTGGCCGGTGTGCGCGAAGCGGCGCACGAAGCCCTTACCGGTGCACCGCGCCATCCGGCGCGCAAGCTCGGGCCGACGACGCTGATGATCGTCGAGTCGGCGCACAAGGCTGGAATCATCCAGGCGTTATTGAACGATGACACCCAGGTATTCGGCTGCGGCGGACACATTCGCGAGTTGGCCGGCGCGGGGGCGATCAGTCTTGAAGATGGTCTCAAACCGCATTGGCTGCTGAGCGGCCGCGAGGGCGAAAACCTCCAGTTGCCATTGCAACGCGCCGCGAACCGGCTGCTGCAATGTGATGAATTGATACTCGGCACTGATGACGATGCGCAAGGCGAGGCGATTGCCTGGCACTTGTTGCAAGTGCTTCAGGAAGCGCCGTGGTTCGCCCACGTCAAACGCGTGCGGCGCGTACGTTTTCATGCCCTGACCGCACCGGAACTGCAACGCGCAATCGATCACGGCCAGCTCACCGAGTTGAGCGGAGCTGACAACAACAGCCGCGCCGCGAGTGCGCTCAAAGCGTTGAACATGGGCCTGGCCTACGGTGCCCTCGCCATGCGCGTGCTGGACAATCTGATCGGCACGGTCTATGGGGGGCTTGGCCTACCCCGTGGCGGACGGGTCAAAGGACCGTTGTTGCGCGCCTTGGCCGGTTACGGCGACGACCCAGGTGCGCCGGAAGGACGGTTTGGCATCGCCGTGAAATTGCTCGTCGACGGCCAGCCAACCCCTGCACGCCTGATGCTCAGCCGTGCCGGTGGACACTGGAATTACTGGGGCAGCGATCACCGAGGCGCCACAAAAAAACTCCTGAAAGCGTTGGCCGATGCACAGGTCGGGCCTGAGCCCTGCCTGGTGGAACACCAAACCCGTGCCCTCGCCCCCGCCGATGACATCGGCACCAACCGAGTTTTACAGGAAGCATTCAAGCGCTTCGGTTGGCTGCCCTCGCATACCCAACGCGTGCTCCAGGGCTTGTATGAAAAAAAACCTGCGTCGCCCGATACGCTCGATCCGCTGCCTGCGCCCGGCAACACAGACGCCTGGGCGACATTGAACGCGGACGGCCGCTTCGTGCTCAGCACCTACGGCAAGGCGCGGGCCAGGAAATTGCGCTCAAGCGAGCTGAAAACCATCAGCGCCCACGCGCTGCTCAGGCAACTGGACCAGGCGCTGGGCGAACTTTCGCAGTGCCCGGATGCGCAACCCGAGGACTACCAAACGTTCCTGCGCACCTGGGCCGCGCGTTTCGACGGGCAGCGCGCGCATCGCTACTTCGACCTGGACATCCGCCTGCCTGATGGCCCGACGATTGATCGCGAAAAAGTCGAAATCCGCATGTTCGACGAGCAACCTCAAGTTGCCCGCAGTGCCTGGCACGCCGTGAGTGTCGCGCCGCTGCGCAGTACTGAAACCACTGCAGATTTGCGGGCAAGCGAGCGCAAAACAGAGGAGCCCGACAGAGTCGTTTCGCCGCCGCAGGACAATCAGGATGCAGGTTCACGCGACGGTGCTCACGGCGCGCTGGTGCCGTTGTCCATCGACATCGATCGCGACCACGAATCCATGGCGCTTTACAGCGAAGCGCAAAAACAGCTGTATGACTTGATGCAAAAATTGGCGTTGGCCTCGGTGCTGCGCGACGGTTCGGTGCACACCACGCGCCGTATCTATCCGCTGAGTTGGCCTGACAAAGAGACCGTGCGCCCCGTGGAAATCGGTCTCGAAGTCATCACCGCCGTACCCGGAGACTACCGTGGCTGGTTCGATATCGATCCTGAAGGTCTGCAACAGCAGCTCAAACACTGGGGTGATGCCGACATCGAGCAACTACTGGTCCGGCAAACGCCACCTCCGACTCTGCTGGTGCAGGTCATCGATAACGCTATCCGCACGCGCTCATTACTGGAACCCACTGTGGATCGACTGCTGGCATGGATGGAAGCCCACGGGCTGGGCCGCCCTTCGACATTCGGCGCGCACATCGAGGGCCTGCTGCAAGGCCAAGCTTTGCAAACGGCGCCGGGAGCTGACGAATGA
- a CDS encoding GNAT family N-acetyltransferase — translation MALHVQRADASHLAQVAKLFDAYRGFYGQPTNLQQSQDFIAERLAQNESAIFLALDENAEALGFVQLYPSFSSIDAFRTWLLSDLFTDPAARGRGVGTLLMNTARDFALSTGAKGLVLETATDNVDAQRLYESLGYVRDTGYYTYCLDLKRG, via the coding sequence ATGGCCCTCCACGTGCAACGCGCCGACGCCAGCCACCTCGCCCAAGTCGCCAAACTGTTCGACGCCTACCGCGGCTTCTACGGCCAACCCACCAACCTGCAACAATCCCAGGATTTCATCGCCGAACGCCTCGCGCAGAATGAATCGGCGATCTTCCTCGCCCTCGACGAAAACGCCGAGGCGCTGGGTTTCGTCCAGCTCTACCCATCGTTTTCCTCCATCGACGCTTTCCGCACCTGGCTGCTCAGCGACCTCTTCACCGACCCCGCCGCCCGCGGCCGCGGAGTTGGCACCTTGCTGATGAACACCGCCCGCGACTTCGCCCTGTCCACTGGCGCAAAAGGCCTGGTGCTGGAAACCGCGACAGACAACGTTGACGCCCAACGTTTGTATGAATCACTGGGCTACGTGCGCGACACCGGTTATTACACCTATTGCCTGGATTTGAAGCGGGGTTGA
- a CDS encoding SulP family inorganic anion transporter gives MKPQRLRADALAGLTTSFALLPECIAFALVAHLNPLMGLYGAFIICTLTALFGGRPGMVSGAAGSMAVVIVALVVQHGVQYLLATVLLGGLIMMAFGLLRLGKLVRMVPHPVMLGFVNGLAIIIALAQLEHFKSGENWLSGSPLYLMIGLVALTMAIVYVLPRLTRAVPPALVAILGVGLAVYLLGLPTRTLGDMAHIAGGLPTLALPDIPWTFETLRIVAPYAILMALVGLLETLLTLNLTDEITESRGYPDRECVALGAANMVSGVFGGMGGCAMIGQTVINLSSGGRGRLSGVIAGVMILLFVLFLSPLIERIPLAALVGVMFVVSQQTFAWASLRVINKVPLNDVLVIIAVTTITVFTDLATAVLCGIIIAALNFAWQQARELYADTYVENDGSKLYRLHGTLFFASTAPFLNQFDPANDPAHVTLDCRHLSFVDYSAIAALKTLRERYDKAGKHLRVFHLSERCKQMLKRAGVRHD, from the coding sequence ATGAAACCACAACGTCTGCGCGCCGATGCCTTGGCCGGGCTCACTACTTCTTTTGCGTTGCTGCCCGAGTGCATTGCATTCGCCCTGGTCGCGCACCTCAATCCGTTGATGGGCCTGTACGGCGCTTTCATCATTTGCACGTTGACCGCGTTGTTCGGCGGGCGGCCGGGCATGGTGTCTGGCGCGGCGGGGTCGATGGCGGTGGTGATTGTTGCGTTGGTGGTGCAGCACGGCGTGCAGTATTTGCTGGCGACGGTGTTGCTCGGCGGGTTGATCATGATGGCGTTCGGGCTGTTGCGGCTCGGCAAACTGGTGCGCATGGTGCCGCATCCGGTGATGCTCGGGTTCGTCAACGGCCTGGCGATCATCATTGCGCTGGCGCAACTGGAGCATTTCAAAAGTGGTGAGAATTGGCTCAGCGGTTCGCCGCTGTACTTGATGATCGGCCTGGTGGCGCTGACCATGGCCATCGTCTATGTACTGCCGCGCCTGACGCGTGCAGTGCCGCCGGCGCTGGTGGCGATTCTCGGTGTTGGCCTGGCGGTGTACCTGCTTGGGCTGCCGACCCGCACATTGGGCGACATGGCGCACATTGCCGGCGGCTTGCCGACCTTGGCGTTGCCGGACATCCCGTGGACTTTCGAAACACTGCGCATCGTCGCCCCTTACGCGATTTTGATGGCGCTGGTCGGCCTGCTGGAAACGTTGCTGACGCTGAACCTTACCGACGAAATCACCGAGAGCCGTGGCTACCCGGACCGCGAGTGCGTGGCGCTGGGCGCGGCGAACATGGTTTCGGGCGTGTTCGGTGGCATGGGCGGTTGCGCGATGATCGGCCAGACCGTGATCAACCTCAGTTCCGGTGGTCGCGGTCGGCTGTCGGGGGTGATCGCCGGGGTGATGATTTTGCTGTTCGTGTTGTTCCTGTCACCGCTGATCGAGCGTATTCCGCTGGCCGCGCTGGTCGGCGTGATGTTCGTGGTTTCGCAACAAACCTTTGCCTGGGCGTCGTTGCGGGTGATCAACAAAGTGCCGCTCAACGATGTGCTGGTGATCATCGCCGTAACCACCATCACCGTATTCACCGACCTCGCCACCGCCGTGCTCTGCGGCATCATCATCGCCGCGCTCAACTTCGCCTGGCAGCAGGCCCGCGAGCTGTACGCCGACACCTATGTCGAGAACGACGGCAGCAAACTCTATCGCCTGCACGGCACCTTGTTTTTCGCCTCGACCGCGCCGTTTCTCAACCAGTTCGACCCGGCCAACGACCCGGCGCACGTGACGCTGGATTGCCGCCACTTGAGCTTCGTCGATTATTCGGCGATCGCTGCGCTGAAGACCTTGCGCGAACGCTACGACAAGGCCGGCAAACACCTGCGGGTGTTTCACTTGTCGGAGCGTTGCAAGCAAATGCTCAAACGCGCGGGTGTGCGGCACGATTGA
- a CDS encoding YajG family lipoprotein yields MKHLKLACLLLATTALFGCATSRSVVDIATPPVANGNGQKVFISVLDERRFELKPQVPEIPSLKEGEITDKSITERAIARKRNGYGMGLGDVLLPEGTKVSDLIAKSIATAYGQAGYRVVPSSEKTVDTQAITVHVIEFWSWMSPGFLTVGVNNKVHLKVDTGTSAAPIEIHGQNREGVQAVTDNDWKESTEQALKTITDTMAKNL; encoded by the coding sequence ATGAAACACCTGAAACTCGCCTGCCTGCTGCTCGCAACCACCGCATTGTTTGGCTGCGCCACCAGTCGCTCGGTCGTGGACATTGCCACGCCTCCCGTCGCCAACGGCAACGGCCAGAAAGTCTTCATCAGCGTGCTGGACGAGCGCCGCTTCGAACTCAAGCCGCAAGTCCCGGAAATTCCGTCGCTCAAAGAAGGCGAAATCACCGACAAAAGCATCACCGAACGCGCCATCGCCCGTAAACGCAACGGCTACGGCATGGGCCTGGGCGACGTATTGCTGCCGGAAGGCACCAAAGTCAGCGACCTGATCGCCAAAAGCATCGCCACCGCCTACGGCCAGGCCGGTTATCGCGTAGTGCCAAGCAGCGAAAAAACCGTCGACACCCAAGCGATCACCGTGCACGTCATCGAATTCTGGTCATGGATGTCGCCAGGCTTCCTGACCGTCGGCGTCAACAACAAAGTGCACCTGAAAGTCGACACCGGCACCTCGGCAGCACCCATCGAAATCCACGGCCAGAACCGCGAAGGCGTGCAAGCCGTGACCGATAACGACTGGAAAGAAAGCACCGAACAAGCGCTGAAAACCATCACGGACACCATGGCTAAAAATCTGTAA